In Peromyscus eremicus chromosome 2, PerEre_H2_v1, whole genome shotgun sequence, a single genomic region encodes these proteins:
- the Fabp4 gene encoding fatty acid-binding protein, adipocyte: MCDAFVGTWKLVSSENFDDYMKEVGVGFATRKVAGMAKPNMIISVNGDVITIRSESTFKNTEISFKLGQEFDEITADDRKVKSIITLDGGVLVQVQRWDGKSTTIKRKREDDKLVVECVMKGVTSTRTYERA, from the exons ATGTGTGATGCCTTTGTGGGAACCTGGAAACTCGTCTCCAGTGAAAACTTCGATGATTACATGAAAGAAGTGG GAGTGGGCTTTGCTACCAGGAAAGTGGCCGGCATGGCCAAGCCCAACATGATCATCAGTGTGAACGGAGACGTGATCACCATCCGATCAGAGAGCACTTTTAAAAACACTGAGATTTCCTTCAAACTGGGCCAGGAGTTTGATGAAATCACCGCCGATGACAGGAAAGTGAAG AGCATCATAACCCTGGATGGCGGGGTCCTGGTTCAGGTGCAGAGGTGGGATGGAAAGTCGACCACCATCAAGAGAAAACGAGAGGACGACAAGCTGGTGGTG GAATGTGTCATGAAAGGCGTCACTTCTACCAGAACTTATGAAAGGGCGTGA